From the genome of Agromyces badenianii:
AGGCGACCGCCATGACCGCGCCGGCCAGTCCGAAGTAGCTCGCGAGCCAGAGCGTCGGAAACACCCACAGGAGTCCGACGCCCCCCGCCGGGTCGCTCATCCGCATGAGTCCGACCGCCACGATGTCGATGAGCGGCACGATCATGATGACGCCGCGCGGCAGTCGATGCCACGGGGTCACGATGCACACGCCGGTGGTGACGAAGACGAGCACGATCGCCGCGAGCATCAGGGGCTGCGATGCCGACGCAGTCGAGAAGATCTGCAGCGTGAAGACGACGACGATGACCACGGCGCCGAAGAGCAGCTGCGAGAGGATGACGGAGCGATCCAGTGTGGCGCTCATCCGCCGGGGTTCCCCCGATCCCATGCCCCGAGCCTAGTGGGACACGCGGCGCATCCGTGGACGACGGGCAGGCGGCGCGGCGACTTCAGCACCGCGTTGGCCACCACGTGTCGTGCGAGCGTGTCAGACGGCGGCCGGCAGCTTCGCCGCGACGAGTTCCGCGATCTGCACGGCGTTCAGCGCCGCGCCCTTGCGCAGGTTGTCGTTCGAGACGAAGAGCACGAGGCCGGTGCCGTCGGGTGCCGACTGGTCTTGGCGGATGCGACCGACGAAGCTCGGGTCGGCGCCCGCCGCCTGCAGCGGGGTGGGCACGTCGGAGAGCTCGACACCCGGTGCGGCCGCGAGCAGCTCCGTGGCACGCTCGGGGGTGATCGGGTTGGCGAATTCGGCGTGGATGGAGAGCGAGTGCCCCGTGAAGACGGGCACACGCACGCACGTGCCCGCGACCCGCAGCCCCGGCAGCTCGAGGATCTTGCGGCTCTCGTTGCGGAGCTTCTTCTCTTCGTCGGTCTCGTTGTCGCCGTCGTCGACGATCGAGCCGGCGAGCGGGATCACATCGAAGGCGATCGGCCGAGGGAACTTCACGGGCTCGGGGAAGACGACGGATGCCCCGTCGTGCACGAGCCCGATCGCGTCCTGTGCGACCGCCGCGCGCGCCTGCTCGAGCAGTTCTTCGCCGCCGGCGAGACCGGCCCCGGAAACGGCCTGGTAGGTCGAGATCATGAGTCGCTCGAGACCGGCTTCGTCGTGCAGCACCTTCAGCACGGGCATCGCGGCCATCGTCGTGCAGTTCGGGTTGGCGATGATGCCCTTCACGGCTTCGTCGATCGCGTGCGGGTTGACCTCGCTGACCACGAGCGGCACCTCGGGGTCCATGCGCCAGCCGCTCGAGTTGTCGATGACGGTGACACCGGCGGCGGCGAAGCGAGGGGCCTGCGCCTTCGAGAGGGTGGCTCCTGCGGAGAAGATCGCGATGTCGAGGCCGCTCGGATCAGCCGTCGAGGCGTCTTCGATGACCACGTCGTCGCCCCTCCACGGCAAGGTCGAGCCTGCCGACCGTGCCGACGCGAAGTAGCGGATCGAGGCGACCGGGAAGTCCCGCTCCTCGAGCAGCTTGCGCACGACCGCGCCGACCTGGCCGGTCGCGCCGACGATGCCGATGTTCACTCCGTTGCCCACGTGCACTCCTCCATCACCCCTCGGCCGCTCGGCCGTCGGGAAGCGTTGTTCCATTCTCCCAGCCGTGGCGAATGACGGCCGTCGGTTCGCGGAACCTTGGCAGGAATACCCCGGGATCCGCGAGGATGTCGATGATCGGGCGGATGCACGCATCCGCCCGCCGGTCAGCGCCCGGTGCCCGCGTGCACGATCGCGTCGTCGTCGCCGTCGAGCTCGAACGCCGAGTGCACGGCTCGCGCGGCGGCGTGCACGCTGTCGGCGCGGGTCACGACCGAGATGCGGATCTCGCTCGTCGAGATCATCTCGATGTTGATGCCCGCGTCGTAGAGCGCCTCGAAGAGCCGCGCCGAGACACCCGTGGCCGAGCGCATGGCCGCGCCCACGAGCGAGAGCTTGCCGATCTGGTCGTCGTACTGCAGCGAGAGGAAGCCGACGGCCTCCTGCGAACCCGCGAGCGCGGTGAGCGCACGTTCGCCGTCGGACTTCGGGAGGGTGAACGAGATGTCCGTGCGCCCGGTCGACGCGGCGGAGACGTTCTGCACGATCATGTCGACGTTCGCGTTCGCACCGGCGACGATCTTGAAGATCTTCGCTGCGACGCCCGGCTTGTCGGGCACGCCGACGACCGTGATCTTCGCCTCGCTCAGATCGACGGCGACACCGGCGATGACGGACTCTTCCACAGCTTCTCCTTCGGGAAGGCGCGCGGGGTCGTAGACGATGGTCCCCTCGCTGTTGTTGAACGACGAGCGCACGTGCAGGGTGACGCCGTGCCGGCGGGCGTATTCCACTGCGCGGATGTGAAGGACCTTGGCACCGGACGACGCGAGCTCGAGCATCTCTTCGCTCGTGATGCGGTCGAGCTTGCGGGCCTTCTTCACGACGCGCGGGTCGGCGGTGAACACGCCGTCGACGTCGGTGTAGATCTCGCACACATCGGCTTGGAGCGCGGCTGCGAGGGCGACCGCCGTGGTGTCGCTGCCGCCCCGGCCGAGGGTCGTGATGTCGCGGGTGTCGCGGTTGAAGCCCTGGAATCCGGCGACGATCACTATGGCGCCGTCGTCGAGCGCCTCGCGCAGCCGAACCGGCGTGACGTCGACGATGCGCGCTGCGCCGTGCGTGGCATCCGTGATCATGCCGGCCTGGCTGCCCGTGAACGAGCGCGCCTCGTGGCCCATGCCCTTGATCGCCATCGCGAGCAGCGCCATCGAGATGCGCTCGCCGGCGGAGAGCAGCATGTCGAGTTCGCGCGGCGCGGGGATCGGCGTAACCTCGTTCGCCAGATCGAGCAGTTCGTCGGTCGAGTCGCCCATCGCGGAAACCGCCACGACGACGTCGTTGCCCGCCTTGCGGGTCTCGACGATGCGCTTGGCGACCCGCTTGATGCTCTCGGCGTCGGCGACGGAGGACCCGCCGAACTTCTGCACGATCAAGCTCACGTGGTCTCCCAGGGGTGGTTTCGCTGGCGGCCGCTCGGGTGGCCCGCGCCGAAATCACCATCATACGGCGGGGCGCATACGCGCCCGACCATGTGACGCTCGGCCGGGCGACGGTAGCGTGAGCACATGTCGGAGGCGCTCGAGGGCTGGACGGAGTTCAATGTCGCGATGGTCGGCGCGACCGCCGCCCTCGCGGGCCTGCTCATCGTCGCGATGTCGGTGAACATCTCGACGATCATGACCTCGAAGACCCTGCCCCCTCGGGCCGCATCCTCGATCGCGACGCTCGTGCTCGCGATCGTCGCCGGAGCGCTCGGGCTCGTACCCGGACAGCCGGTCTGGGCGTACGGAGCGGTGGTGCTCATCGCGTCGCTCGTCGCCACCGCGTTCCAGGTGCACGCGATGCGCGTCATCGCCCGCGAACCGGGATCCGGGGCCGGCGACCGCGCACTGAAGTCGATCGCTGGCGTGCTGCCGGTCGCCGTGTTCCTCCTCGGTGCGGTGCTGATCGTCGCCGGCGCTGCCGGCGCCGGCCTCATCCTGGTGGCGGTCGGCTCCGTCCTCGCGATCGTCAGCGCCATCCTGATGGCGTGGATCGTGCTCGTCGAAGTGCTCCGCTGACTCGGATGCCGCGGAGACCGAGTGGTGCGCAACGCATCGCCTGCCGCGATGCGCCGGCGCCGAACGCTCAGCCCTCGTGCGGGCGCGGCATGTACCACTCGGTGAACTCGGCGGCTCGGCCGTCGTCCGCGAGGCGGACGATCCAGAGGTTCAGGTAATTCTGCTCTGCACGATAGTCGGTGCGCCCCTGCACGACGACGAACCCGTCGTGTTCGTGCAGGATGTGCCAGTCGAAGGCCCACGTGCCGGGGTCATCGATATCTTCGAGCCAGCCCGCGACGATCGCATCGCGACCGATGCGCGGTTCGGCGTCGGGGCTCGTGAGGTACCGGGCATCGTCGGCGAAGAGCGCGCCGACCTGTTCGGGATCGTTCGATTCCCATGCCGCGAGGTACCCGGCGACCCACTCCGCACCGTTTCTTGCCATGGCTCCGTTCTAGCGGCGGGAGTGGGGACCGTCAAGGGTCAGCCGACGACGCGCCGGCCCTCGAACGCGCGGCCGAGCGTGACCTCGTCGGCGTACT
Proteins encoded in this window:
- a CDS encoding aspartate-semialdehyde dehydrogenase; this encodes MGNGVNIGIVGATGQVGAVVRKLLEERDFPVASIRYFASARSAGSTLPWRGDDVVIEDASTADPSGLDIAIFSAGATLSKAQAPRFAAAGVTVIDNSSGWRMDPEVPLVVSEVNPHAIDEAVKGIIANPNCTTMAAMPVLKVLHDEAGLERLMISTYQAVSGAGLAGGEELLEQARAAVAQDAIGLVHDGASVVFPEPVKFPRPIAFDVIPLAGSIVDDGDNETDEEKKLRNESRKILELPGLRVAGTCVRVPVFTGHSLSIHAEFANPITPERATELLAAAPGVELSDVPTPLQAAGADPSFVGRIRQDQSAPDGTGLVLFVSNDNLRKGAALNAVQIAELVAAKLPAAV
- a CDS encoding aspartate kinase, which produces MSLIVQKFGGSSVADAESIKRVAKRIVETRKAGNDVVVAVSAMGDSTDELLDLANEVTPIPAPRELDMLLSAGERISMALLAMAIKGMGHEARSFTGSQAGMITDATHGAARIVDVTPVRLREALDDGAIVIVAGFQGFNRDTRDITTLGRGGSDTTAVALAAALQADVCEIYTDVDGVFTADPRVVKKARKLDRITSEEMLELASSGAKVLHIRAVEYARRHGVTLHVRSSFNNSEGTIVYDPARLPEGEAVEESVIAGVAVDLSEAKITVVGVPDKPGVAAKIFKIVAGANANVDMIVQNVSAASTGRTDISFTLPKSDGERALTALAGSQEAVGFLSLQYDDQIGKLSLVGAAMRSATGVSARLFEALYDAGINIEMISTSEIRISVVTRADSVHAAARAVHSAFELDGDDDAIVHAGTGR
- a CDS encoding nuclear transport factor 2 family protein, with amino-acid sequence MARNGAEWVAGYLAAWESNDPEQVGALFADDARYLTSPDAEPRIGRDAIVAGWLEDIDDPGTWAFDWHILHEHDGFVVVQGRTDYRAEQNYLNLWIVRLADDGRAAEFTEWYMPRPHEG